The Rhododendron vialii isolate Sample 1 chromosome 1a, ASM3025357v1 region AGGAAAATGGGCCTTGCTATAAGAATAAATTCACATTTCAGTTGGGACGTCAGGTTGCAATGCTGTTGGAGTACTAAAAACCTTTCTCGTTTCTTAATCGGTTTAACAGCTTCTGCAATTTCGGTAACAAAATGTACCATTTTAGATGAACTTGGAAACCAGCACCACTAAATGTTGTCTGCTTTCAGCACTCCTTCTGCATGAATTGGTTCTCAACCTTTTTAGATGCCGGCCTTCAGCAGTGGTTGAGTTATTTATTCAACTGTTGCTGCTTAGTTGGAAGCATTGTGGTTGCTCCTGTTCACATATGTCCATTTTCAAGCCACCAGTCTTACATTCTCTGAAACCATTTAAATACTACAATGACTGGATGTAAAAAATGCTTATTGCCGGCACTATATTACCAAGAACTCTCCATTGGCCAAATTCCAGATTTTGTGATTTGAAGAAGAATGAAAAATCATACTCTTTTTAATGCTTCCAATATTTGCGGACGCAAAAAACCGTATGAAGTTTCTCTATTAtggtatttgaaattttttggtgaAGTAATATGTTccagatcatttttttgctaatttaaaggattcctttttttcccctgtcCGATTGTGTTTTTTCATTATGTCTCATAACCCTTCTGATTACAAGATAAACAGAACGGTTGTAAAACTTATCATGGTTGCTTGCGAGTTTTGACATCCCCATGCATGCCACGAAATTTACTCCAGGCAGTCTATAGTTACAGTAAGTTTTGGATTGGGAAGTCTTTACCTCTGGTAGAAaagattttggcactccaaattTGTAATTTCTTCATGCTATTTGGGTTGAAATACATTATTTcgtgaatatttttaaaaattatcccTCTGTTGTTTCCCTTGGAATGTAGTTTTATGGTGAGCAGGTTTAAATGCCCAGTTGCAACtggaaaaaattcaattatgtGCTTAACAAGAAACATTGTATCACTGTCGTCGTAATCTTGCAATTGGCATATTCATGTGTGAGGATTTTTGCATGGTGATTGTTTGGACATTCTATAAGTATTGAATGATAGATGTTATTGTTGCAGTCTTGTGTTAATTTCTCTGTCGCGTTCTTAGTtatagaaaaagataaaatattTATATTCGTCTTTGCTTATCGCTATTGGTAtcattttatttcttctctttccaaTTTGTGCAGTATGTGCGACCTGGCACGGCACCAATGCCTGGATCAGTTCCTGTTGGTCTTGTAGGAGCGCCGGGTCAAGTTCGTCCACCGGTCAACATGGGCCCGGTTACTGGTTTTGGTAGAGGTGATTGGCGACCAACAGGAATAAGAAACACTTTTCCTATGCAGAAAAACTTACATCCAGGTTCTGGAATGAATGTTTGGGGGAACAATACGGCAGGgcgtggttttggaagtggctTGGACTTCACTCTTCCATCACACAAGTAAACTTTGGACAGCTctactttttagttttattgATGCACTTAATTGCTGATGTTATGATGGTTTGATgcattggttttgagatggggAGCTTGATTCTACTCCGGTTATGGTTTTGTCCCTTCTTAGTATAATTTTGAATGATATTGTTGTATGTCTGCATTCCTTCGAATTCTATGCCCATTTTCGATGACAATTCCTATTTTGATAGTTGTTAGTGGCCCTATTTTTGTGGTCTGTTGTGTTGCGGGCATGTCACAAGTTGTAGCGGGTTTTGTTGGATGTCCTACTTCGTTTTAACGTACGCTTAGTGTCTCCATATAAACCACCTCTACCGTGGATAAAGAGTGAGTGTAATGTTATTGAAGTCTTCATTTTGGGGGTCAGAGGTCAAGTTGTACTGTATTTGATCCAATTGGAGGTCTTCCTCCTTGAGGTGGGTCTCGCTCTCCTCtttctatttcatttttctgTCACTAGAAGGTTCATAATAGGTGGGATTAGAGCCAGTCAATGGACCACAGAGTGAAGCTGATAGAAAAATCCATGGAGTCACTTTCAAGAGGTCAAGAGGAGATAATCAATCAAATAGAGGTGTTCGGTAGGCTCAGTACTTGTATTTATCAATTGGTGAGTCGAAGTACAAATGAATCTGTTTAGAACCTTGCCCGAGTTAATGAGGAGCTATGTTATGCGAACTCGGGTAGTAGTAGCAGGTGTAGGTGTGTATCTAGGAGCTGTACATCTCAAATCTTAAAATAGAGGGTAGATAGTTACGGATCCAGATTTGGATAGGGTTACAAGGATGCGTGACAAAATTGTCTGTTGTTATATTTTCATATATAAACAATAGAAAAAAGGTGGCACTAACATATTTTATACAATGATCAACAGACCCAATAATAactttcttcttatttttcttcatcATGTTTCTATGAAGAAAAGCTTTGGCAGTTGTGTTATCATTTATATGGCTGTACCCGACCCTTATCCCACACCTGTGTTGTGTTGACACAGTTACTTCGCCCTAAATGgtggatccatgtaacatagatgGGGAGCCCTAAGTGGTGGTAGAAACTTCTGATGAGAAATGGAGAACTGTCAAGCCATTGTTGAAAGCCATGGCAACAGTGAGTCACACCACATTGATACTGATCAACCTATTGAGTTTAAGGTGAAGTCAGACCCTCTCCCATTCTATGGTGCAGAAAACTTTAGGGAAAGAAATCAAGTCGAATATGTTGCATAATGGACTAGGCAAGTTGGCGGAAGACGTGGACAAAGAATCACAAAATAATTTTCCCGTGGAAGACAATGAAGCCAAGAATGGTCAAGTGTTATCTGATCAAAAGATCATTCCCCATTGCCTTTTTGTGAATCCAGTCAGGCAGTCACGGATTTGCTATTGCAGATAagtattattttacttttaaggAGATTATTGAGATTTTTATGGCACTTCAAGACCATAGATTTAACAATATTTTGCTCGGGGTGGTTTCTTCTTCAAAGATGGAGGATCCCGGTTGATATATCTTTACCTTGAGGACAAGGTCATATTTTAAGGAGGGGGGACTGTTGCTTGTCTTGTCCACCCATTAAGTTCTATGTATGTTTGCTTTATGTTTTCTGGTTAGTGGCCCTATTTTTGTGGGCTTTTATAGTGGGCATCTCATCAGTAGTAACGGCGTTAGTTAGGTGTCCTACTTTCTAGGAACAAAGGCTTAGTGGATTGTTCTATCTTTTCAATAGAAACAACGTCTATGAATGGATAAAGAGGGACGGCATGTTATTAAATTCTTCATTTCGGAAGTTTTTCCTCTATATGAGCCAATTGGAGGTTCTCTCCTCAAATTGGggctctctcactctttcttccattttcattttGTGTTACATGAAGGTTCGTATCATATTGTGCGTAGACAATTTAGAATTCTGAAGCGGATCAGTCAATTACATATGTTGTCTATTTTGTGTTAACAATTATTGGGGTGTTGATCACCGACGCTACAGGTTCAGTTGTGAAAAATAAGCCTATCAACATTAAGGGTGTGGTCTTGAACCCAAGGAtaaccactttgtgcatatatgaCAAAGGTTAGTTTGGCATGCAATCTTCCCCTCTCGGACCGCCATTAATGAGGACTAAACTAGGTATATCTTTGCGGTTATTGGGTTGTTGATACTGTCCATTCATGATGATCGAGTATGCAACGATTTTCTCCTAGTTCATTACCTTAAGTCCGTGTTATCTGGAACGGGACTGGTTCGATATGTGAAGGGGAACCGGAATGCGGCCACATGCCCTAAATTGTGGTATGTCTGGTGTAAGCTTCTATAGATTGCTTCCAATAGAACACAGTAATGTCGAACATGGgattaaacattttctattccTCCAGTTATTTATGTGAAAATTTAGGAGCACTATCAGTTTATCACTAGTTTCTTACTTTTTATCTTGCCAAAGTTCCACTCTCTTGGCATTTAGCTTATTCAAGTTGACTTTTTCTCCCAAGAGAAATGTGAGGGAATGAATAGGATATACTCTAAGATCGCTTTTTTTCATTAAATGCAATGTTTTGTAATGGATAGTGTACAACATTTTATTCCAAAACTTAGATTGTTAGGATATTTGCATTTCCTGGTAAGATAGCCTCACGTTCTGAACCCATGTCTTTTTGGTCTTTCGCTTGTCTTTGTGAGTTATGACACCTTACCATCATATCCCTCCTGTTTTCTGGTGCAGTATGCAGTTTATGTTGAACATGGACACAAACCGCTTTCATGGTGCATTGTGATGTAGAACCGAAGTGTAACCCCTAGGAATCCAAGCCTAGGGGAGAATTAGAATCCACACTAATTCCAGAGAAACTGAAAAAACTTTATTCATTCAATGATCCATAGACGTATTGCAGGAGTCCTTTAGATAGGCCCGAGAGAtaacaaccaaaataaaagaggaaTATAACCTAACAAGATAAATCCTAACTTGCAAATGCAATAAATCCTAGATAAATAAATCCTAAATAACAGAGGAAATAAATAACTTAATGATAGCTCAAATGGGCCCACAATCATCCATCCATTTGGACACTGGATGGGCCATAATCCCTCGTCAACATCGGTGCACGCGTGTGGACCTGGTGTTTGCACCACATCTTCTAACTTACCATAAATGTATGTTTGGGATTATTTCTCTTGTTGACCTTCTCTAGTTTATATGCAGGACGATATTTGAGGTTGACATTAATAGCTTTGAGGAAAAACCATGGAGGCTTCCTGGCCTTGATATGTccgatttttttaattttggtttaaaTGAGGAGACCTGGAAAGATTATTGCAAACAACTGGTACGTATTAGCAATTACTGTATCATTATTTATAGCTATGTAAGCTGAGGATGCTGAATTTGAATTCTGAAGGAACAACTCCGCGTGGAGACAACTATGCAAAGCAAAATCTGTGTCTATGAAAGTGGGAGAACAGAACAGGTAATGAGTGCATTTGCATCTTGATGTATCAGTGTATGTGGTTGAAGAACAAAGTGGCCAAATGTCTTATCTTTCGTTGATTTCATTTCAGGAATATGATCCAGATCTGCCACCAGAACTAGCTGCAGCGGCAGGTGTTCGTGGCACTTCTGAAAATGCAAATATTGCGAAGTTGGACGGTGGACAAATTGACATAGCAAAAGGATCACAAGATGTGCGGCCACCATTAGTATGTCTTGGCAGTTATATTGTATTATTTTCTCCTGCCATCTAAATATTCTTTGGTCATGGTCCTCATTTTGCTGTAGCTAGTTAAGAATGGGACTCTTTATATTTAGATGCACTAAGTTTCTTTCTTGTGTCGGTCTTTGGGCTCATTTGTTTATCCTCTCTCCTTCTAGCCAATTGGGAGAGCAATACAGGTGGAAACTAGTTCTGTTGAGCGTCTCCCATCCACTGATACCAGGCCACTTCGAATCCGTGATTCCGATGTAATAATTGAGGTAATTTTCAATACTGTACTCAAGCACCTCTGGATCAATGTTAGGCTTTGTTGGATAGATGTTGATTTGAAATGAAGGTATTTGGCACTATATTCAATGAAAATAGCTCAAATTCAGATGGATAGTCTGCATATGGATTTTTTCATTGAGTTTTTGAGAGCTGATTTGGAATAGCTATTTATTGAGAGAGGGCGAGAGGGcttatttacctttttggtccccaaagtattagtgAGTGGCCAATTTCGTCCCCAATCTTTAAAAtgtgtgtcaatttggtcctcaCCTCTAACTCCGTCCCTCTTGTCCGTTAAAATAAGGGGCTTTTCCAGAATTTCACCTACAAGAGTACCTAAAACGCTTAAAAACCTACCCGAATCTAACCCTACCCCAAGTTCTTCTCAGGCTCAGCTACTTCCAGTCTTACAACCGCAACTACCACCTCCCCCTTCCCTGAAACACACCCATCAAAGTGAATTTCATACAATAACATGTTTCAAATCCTATCCAATCTATTTTTCTAATCCACAGTTTAACCCATTCTCTTCTCTGTAATTCCTCCGAcctttaaaactttttttttcactccTTTTTCCCCTCATTCCTTCTCTTTCTTGGAAGTAAAAAACCTTCAAATGTCCCAGAGAGAAATCTGAATCCTTTCTCTGTAGAACATAAACCAATTTGATCTCTGCTCATTGTTCCCAAAAAACTCTTTTGCATCTTGTTCGGTTGGAAAACCCAGTATTTTTCTTGCcttttctctgtttttctcATCTGGTTTTTCACTTAAAAATGAGTCTATGGGGCGGCGAAGGCGTGGACTTACTCACGGGGCTGAGGCGACGACAAGGCGGTGGATGTAGGAGGAGGGGGAGATGGGGTTGATGATGATAAGGGAGGGGTGGTGGACGGCGGCGGAGGGAGATGGAGTGGTGGTGAACGGCGGCGGAGGGGGAGAGGCGGCGAGCGGATATGCGGTTGGAGTGGCGGTTGGGGCGGAGTTGCCGCTGGAGGTGGAAGAAGCTGTCGCAGCGGGTGGGGGTGAAGTGGGTTGGTCGATGGTGTGGTGGCCGGAGCCGGAAATCCCAACATCCTCACACACCTGTCTCTCtagatatatgtgtgtgtgtgtgtgtgtgcgcgtgcgcgtgtgtatatttttgtttgtatcTAGGTTGAGAAAAGCTCCAGCAGTTCCTCTagtcttgtctctctctctctgagagagagagaagaaaaggaggAGGGAGAGATTTGATTTAGGAAGGCTGAAGTTTTGAATGGTGTGAAGGAGATTTCTGATTGTTTGCTTTcttccttttgattttgattttggaacataAAAAGAGGGGTTTGTATGTTGGGTGTGTTGCTGTAAATGaaatgagggagagagacagaTGATGGCAAGGGGTGAAATACCATTGATGCCCTTCATTTTAACGAACAAGAGAGACGGAGTTAGGggtggggaccaaattgacacacaTCTTAAACATTGGGGACGAAATTGGACAAATGTTTAGATTGGGGACGAAATCGGCCACTCACCAATACTTTGGGAACCAAAAAGGTAAACAAGCCCTGAGAGAGATTTGAAATCCTTCGTAGCTCCATTCATATGGAGGATTGTAGTTATACATGAACCGTAAATCCGTAATCAAATACATCTCTTCTACCTCTAATCCATCTTTCACTTCACAGGTCACGTATAGCTAATCAATGCTATATATTTGTTGGTATTGAACCCTAGTTCCCTTAATTTTGTTCCACATCTATCCAAACAGACCTTTAATATCCTTGCTCCTTGTGTTTAATGCCATTGGGTAATGTTGTGTGGCAAACAGATAGTGTTGCAGGGCTCTACAGATGATGCTTCCTTGCCTGGGAATGATGTGACAGAGCAACCGGAAAATGAACCTTTGAGGGAGAGTTTCAGAGGTGGCCAGGAAACTAATGGGGACATCATAGAGCAACAAAGTGGTGGTAGGAAGAGGGAAATTGTTGGGAGAAGAGCTCCATTTATGAATTCCATTCATGACAACATGATTGAAGGAGAATCACTGCTTCCGCATCGTCCCGATTCTAGAGAGCGTTCTTCTTCAAATCCCGGAAGGAATGTTGGCACCCTTCGTGAGGAGAGGtatgaaataatttttgattaAATTCCATGCCTTTTCTGCATGTTGACGAATTCTAATCAGTTGACAAATTATATCACATTGATGTTGGATTATTTTGTCGTCAGTAATTTTGGCTTCAATCCAGTGGTATGTGCTTGTGAATGCTAGGTTTTTTATTAATAAGCAAATAAATAATAGTAGTCTAAGATATTAAGGGAATGCCATCCATAGATATTATAACAAGAAGGCCAACAAAAAGCCCTACAGTCTCAAGGAATTGGTCGAGAGAGGGATTCCCCTCCTTCAACTCCATACTCTGCAAAAGAGTAACAAAACACTTTTTAAGTCTATACAATGGACACTCTAAGCCAGCAACTGACACCTTTTCCTTCGCCGGCAAACTGAGCCTCATCAAACAATAAAGAAGCCATCATCTAGATCTTCCTCTGTCTCCTTCCCAACTTTGCAGCTCGTCACCAATAAAGAAGCTCCATGACACCTTCTGTGAAAACCCAAACCGTAccttaaaaaagagagaagaaaacccAAACCGTACCTAACCCAGATAGGACTGAAATCCACGGATCCCAGTGGACTGGGCAATATCCTATCCAAGAAGGTGAACTTTGCAGAGCAAAAACAAGGCAGCAAGAGTTGAGTGCCGGTTGGAAATGACAAATGGAttgaatcattttccttttgattGTCACCACAACTATTCTGTTTGTTTTATAATGGCTAGTTGGATCAATAGGAGGGCATTATGTTACACTAGAGGTCGGGCATTAGCGATGTGTGTAAATTATCTTGGAACTCTTGCTATTATTTGTTCGTGCGGTTTCATAAAATATTCCTATATCTTTGAAATGGGTTTACTGTCACAAAAGGGGGgcaaacaaagaaaattaaaaaattctttTGCAAGTTTGTCGTGCAGAGGACACCCATGAAATGGATGCCAGTAGAAAGAGAGTTTTCAGTAgcttttttgcccaaaaaactGAAGCAGTTTGCCGATGAAGGGGATAAAAAAACTGCAGCTAGTTCGTGGGTTGGGTGGTTATAATATTTGTTTTCccctatgatgcaccgacacggacaccgacacggacacggacaccgaaaccgacaccgggacacggaaattctaaaaaaatggggacacggacacggcaggggacacgccacgtgtatatttatttatttatttatatatataaataaataaataattatagtttagcacccagaaatttaaaaaatatataatttggtcccaaatttttttaaaaaaaattacagtttgacccctaaatttttcaaaaattacagtttggcccccaaaattttaaaaaaaattacagtttgacccctgccgtgtccccatcggtgtccccgccgtgtccccagcggtgtccccctcaaaatttaatattaaaatatgggacacgccacgtggcgtgtcccgtacgtatctccgaggtgtcccgcggtgtccccgtgtccccgtgtcctgacactgcgatacttcgacctttagaggtgtcggtgcttcataggttttcCCGTTAGTGCCCTTACAGTTATTGAGAGCAGCAGTTAATTTAAATGGTAAAATGTTTCAACTTTTTGGACAATTTTGGAATAGAAAATTGTGAGCCAGCCTCAAAAAGAATCTACAAAAATCGATGCTCTccctttagagagagaatagattGTTACGCTCGTGAAAAAACAGTTAGGATAAATAAAAACAGTTAGGAATTACTCTAGGCTTTTGCTGTCTGGTTGTATTGCTAAGTTTTTAGTTATATTTTCTGTAGTACTACTCATCTGATTTGGTAGCCAAGATGTGTGATAGTTTCATTGCTCTATTAACCAGTATCTTCGTCTTCAGAAACCTCTGCACATATTTTGTTTGGCACGACTTGTTCTTATTGCTAATGGTTCATGTTCTATTATTGGCTGTCATTCTTTTTATCATGTTTGCTAGTTCCCGATGGTGTTTGGTTGGATAATTGACTTAGTAGTATTACATTCAAtttagtttttgattttgaaatatttCATCTCTGGTATTAAGTAATTCCTATAACTTCCTCTTCATAATCCAGGCAGGCAAAGGGGGGAGCACGCGACAGATCCCCTATTATGACACATAGTAGTAGTACACTGGATAAAGGCGTTCTTCGCACTCAGAAGGAAGATTCAGTTGAAAGCAGTGGTGGAAAACAAAGCAATCAGTTCTCATCTCCGGCCACCGTTGGGAGTGATGAGGAGCCCGATGTTGAACATcgtgatggcttgcatggaagCTCTGTAATGTCTGATGGAGGGGAAATGGCTTTGGACAGAACCACCTTTACTGATACCCACATATCGGAAAACCAATTGCCTTCTGTGAAAAAGCAAAAACTCAGTTCTCGAGTTAGACAGTCTCCTGATCAAGAGATTGGTAATGAAGGGGACATAAAGGCTGCTAGAAGCAGAGAAAACAGCAAAGCAAGATCGGATAGCAGCAGAGATTACCACAAGTTCCCCGATAGTATTGACGAGGAAGTTGTTCAACGTGGACGTTCTACACAAATGGGGAACTTGAAGAGACCCCACGGTGAAGATGAGCAGAGTGTGCGAAGAAAGAGACGTGAAGTAGAAAAGCACCGCATGGTGGAAAAAGGATGGGAGGATTCTCACTCTCGTCGAGATTTGGATCCTCATTTGGCTCGTCACTCGCACATGAAAACTGAGGGTATAGACAGgcgaaaggagagagagaattctgAGGGAGTTTGGCAGCAAAGAGATGACGATCCACATGGAAGGAGGGCTAGAGCTGAGGAAACAAGGAACAAGGtccgagaaagagagaggatggATAAAGATGAGCATCTTCAGTTGAGGAAACAGTTGGACTATGGTAATTCTAGGGGCTATCATGATAGAGATGTGGGATCACGACCAAGAGAAAGGGATGACAATTTGAAGAGTCAATATGAGAATATGAACAATCATTATaccaaaagaaggaaagaagaagattatTCAAGGAGGGATGGTGAAAAGGAAGAAATCTTACATAGCCATAGAGAAAACCCAAGTCAGCGTAAGCGAGATAGGGATGATGCTTTGGACCCGCGGAAGAGAGATGACCAAGTGAGAACAAGAGAGGACAATTATAATTCTGTTAGGTACAAAGAAGATGACTGGATTCACAGAGACAGGGATCAGATGCACAGAACCAAACAATCACATGAAGAAAGTTTATTGAAGAGGGAAAGAGAAGAACGACGGGAAGGAGTAAGGAAAACTGGACGAGCTGCAGAAGAAAAACTATGGGTCCCCCATGGTAGAGTGAAGGATGAGTATAAGGGAACTTCTGCCAGagattaccaatttaaagagaCCAGTCGGCATAATGAGCAACTTACGAGAAGGGTTGAAGATGGAAGCCTATCACAGCATAGGGGACATGATGATTTCCATTCAACACGTGGAAGCCAACACAACGAAGATGAGAGAAGATCAAGGCAGGAAAGGGAAGGTACTCGGAGGGATCTTGTTGGTGGTGGTTCTGATAACAATAGGGTGCATGAAAAGAAACGTAAAGCTAACATGAGGAGTAAAGATTCCAAGGGCGGAGATGGTAACTCTGTGGGTCCTTCCACGATAAGTCAAGAAGACCAAAGTGGTCACATGAATGAGCGGGTACGTTACAACTCCAGAAACACTAACATGCCACTGCTGAGGTAAAAATGCCTCCCCATGTGTCGAGTTACTATGACATGAACTAGTAATTAGTGAACATGTTCCATAGGATGCCAATATACTGCATTTGGTGCTTCGCTGTGATTGCCACTATCCAGGAGTTGTTTTGGATCCCTTGAGTAACTATGATTGATTACATGGTTGAAGTCTTCAATTCCATTAGCTTCTATCAGTTCTATGTGTTAGAAAACGGGGATGTGTTGTCCTCTTCATGGTTTAGGAATAGGGATCGATTCTTGTGGTTCCCATTTTGACCCAACGTCTGATATATGGCTACTTCTGAGAATTCACCAAACAGTTGTATTGAATCTCAGTAAGTGTTGGAACTATTTCATAAGTACAGTTTAATAGATTATTGCCACAAGCATATGTTGGAGGGCTGCTATAAGGCTACTCTATTGGTCTGTTAAACTGTTACATCATACTTAATTTAGGGGGCTTTTTCCATGTCCATTACTTTGACAGTGAGCTTTGAGTTCTTTAGTAGACTCTTGTGAATTCTGGTTTTCTTTGTTGCATCCTCTGAAGAATACTTTTGTTCTGATGCGTCCAGGTTTGGGTCACGTAGGTACATGTTTCATGGTCCTTTTTGTGAATGACATTCATTGTGTGCAAGTAATTTGTTACGCTGGAATATGTATGTTAGGGAATTCTGATAATTTGCAACAAAACTAGCACTACAGGGAAAAGCCTAAGCAAAGAAGAGAAGCACATTTGCAAAAATCCAAATTAAGGACGATATATAGACTGAGCAGGGAGGATACTTGCAATAAAACTATTGTCTTGAAATTCAATGCTAATGCATTATAAAATCCCTAGGAATCGTTTGATACCTGATAGTTGATGATGATACCTTTGCGGTGGGCCAATGGGGCTTTTGACTAAATGGGACCCCACTGGAAGTAGAACAAATTCAGCATTTCTTCCCAGAATTGGAACTTCTTAATCACATTGGCAGTTTTAATGATGGCATCCCATGGCGAGTGATTATTTTTGAGATAAGAAGCATGGTATATACACAAATGGATACATGAACCGGTAAGTTTTTCAAAAGTTAAGACACGGACACGTTGGGGACATGTGGAATGTGGTAAGTATTAACACATCTTCAAAGGTGGGCCCTACGTGTTTGCAGTGTGTTCCTTGCATGTTCCTAGTGTGTCTGCAAAAGTAACGTATCTGACTAACAAAGCATAATAAGTAAATCGAACACGTACTTCTGTGTGTTTGGTACATCTGAAACATTGACACGCATCATATACGGATTCATGAGGCTGGCAGACATGTTCCTTTCTTCTTAATTTGTTAGGACAACAGTTTGTCCCACCATCTCCTCTATTCTTTTGCCTCCTAATAAGTGGTATTCAGCCGTTTCAACCGAAACTCTTCCCTCGACCATTTTGGCTGGAAACTTCCTAGATCATTCAGCGTTTTTACATTTTAACTTTAATTTGGGATTATTATGATTGCTTTTGTTCAGGTGATACTGAAAGGCACAACCGAGCAGGGAAAACATAATGAAGATGCTTCTTCAGACGATGAACAGAGAGATTCAAGAAGGGGACGGTCCAAATTGGAACGTTGGACAAGCCATAAGGAGAGGGATTTCAATATCAACTCAAAGTCTTCATCATCTTCCATGAAGGTTAAAGAGATTGACAAGAGTAAAAATGGAGCCAGCAAGCTTCCGGAAGAATCATCCAAGACTGTTGAAACCATCAATGGTCAACATCCCTTGGGTGATCAAAAGGATCAAAATGATGGGAAATCAGTGGGTGGTAGAGACTCGGACACAGCTGCAAAGTTGAAGCAGCGAAGCGAGCGTTTCAAGCTTCCAATTCCAAATGATAAGGAAGCTACGGTGATTAAAAAGATGGAGAGTGAACCATTGCTGCCTTCCGCCCAAAGTGGAGCCAATGACGATCCGGAGATCAAACTAGAGCGTCCGCCTCGGAAACGGAGGTGGATTAGTAACTAACTGTGGAATGAAAtaacatgtttttgtttttgcttattGTTATGTATTATACACCGGCAAATGTAACATTGTCCTGCCCATTGATGGGCTCTGAATTCACATTTTTACTCCAAAGAAACATTAATTTGTAGCGAACTTTATTGTATGGATTGTACAGCAGTTGCTCGGAGGGCACTTAAGTGACCAGTCCGAGTCAAAGTCGTGTAGCTGACTCGAGTGAAGGCTTTTGCTCCAGGTGGTGAGGAAGAATGCCGGcttcttcaagtttttgatgTGGAGGTTTGGAGAAGTTTCAATGCAGGGAACCATTTGGGTGAGAAGGAAAATTGGTGATCTGTGCTTACTGCAGAAGGAAAATTGCCAAGGTAGATATAAATGGGTGATCTGTG contains the following coding sequences:
- the LOC131303754 gene encoding FIP1[V]-like protein isoform X1, which produces MEDDDEFGDLYTDVLRQFQPSPVSSPPPVPPKSPIDLNLLTQNDDVFPLGAAPNPNPNPKPNLNFTLSHHTQTLASNSPPDSNRNSNQEAVRDEGLADRASSESRVLERGGKDDFLVVEKNEGLIDKEENFDRFDIEEAEEEEPVIPGVSDRRGEGNDDWVSESDDDDLKIVLNESNHDGMVMEGLGDEDDDDDDPLVIVADSDPGLIPMEEREWAEDATTRGADGERKEVGEGAKANGGAVVAPKIGFNSSFTYQPFHSQFKYVRPGTAPMPGSVPVGLVGAPGQVRPPVNMGPVTGFGRGDWRPTGIRNTFPMQKNLHPGSGMNVWGNNTAGRGFGSGLDFTLPSHKTIFEVDINSFEEKPWRLPGLDMSDFFNFGLNEETWKDYCKQLEQLRVETTMQSKICVYESGRTEQEYDPDLPPELAAAAGVRGTSENANIAKLDGGQIDIAKGSQDVRPPLPIGRAIQVETSSVERLPSTDTRPLRIRDSDVIIEIVLQGSTDDASLPGNDVTEQPENEPLRESFRGGQETNGDIIEQQSGGRKREIVGRRAPFMNSIHDNMIEGESLLPHRPDSRERSSSNPGRNVGTLREERQAKGGARDRSPIMTHSSSTLDKGVLRTQKEDSVESSGGKQSNQFSSPATVGSDEEPDVEHRDGLHGSSVMSDGGEMALDRTTFTDTHISENQLPSVKKQKLSSRVRQSPDQEIGNEGDIKAARSRENSKARSDSSRDYHKFPDSIDEEVVQRGRSTQMGNLKRPHGEDEQSVRRKRREVEKHRMVEKGWEDSHSRRDLDPHLARHSHMKTEGIDRRKERENSEGVWQQRDDDPHGRRARAEETRNKVRERERMDKDEHLQLRKQLDYGNSRGYHDRDVGSRPRERDDNLKSQYENMNNHYTKRRKEEDYSRRDGEKEEILHSHRENPSQRKRDRDDALDPRKRDDQVRTREDNYNSVRYKEDDWIHRDRDQMHRTKQSHEESLLKREREERREGVRKTGRAAEEKLWVPHGRVKDEYKGTSARDYQFKETSRHNEQLTRRVEDGSLSQHRGHDDFHSTRGSQHNEDERRSRQEREGTRRDLVGGGSDNNRVHEKKRKANMRSKDSKGGDGNSVGPSTISQEDQSGHMNERVILKGTTEQGKHNEDASSDDEQRDSRRGRSKLERWTSHKERDFNINSKSSSSSMKVKEIDKSKNGASKLPEESSKTVETINGQHPLGDQKDQNDGKSVGGRDSDTAAKLKQRSERFKLPIPNDKEATVIKKMESEPLLPSAQSGANDDPEIKLERPPRKRRWISN